The Alosa sapidissima isolate fAloSap1 chromosome 8, fAloSap1.pri, whole genome shotgun sequence genome contains a region encoding:
- the LOC121715905 gene encoding interleukin-17F-like, with amino-acid sequence MSQLQLLGLFSLVLHLLCPCLGNPFTDRCVDKTFCTNSLEEYHAQLINLPNRINERSVAPWNYVEKVDLDRMPQVIFEAECLSSHSCRGVDSAFSLESIPITLKMPVLRRNPRCATFSLEFEPINIACICATSRHG; translated from the exons CTCCTGGGACTCTTCAGCCTTGTCCTGCACCTGCTGTGCCCCTGTTTGGGGAATCCGTTTACTGACCGCTGTGTTGACAAGACCTTCTGCACTAACAGCTTAGAGGAGTACCATGCTCAACTTATAAACCTGCCAAACAGAATCAACGAGCGCAGCGTGGCACCATGGAACTATGT TGAGAAAGTTGACTTAGACAGAATGCCGCAAGTCATCTTTGAAGCAGAGTGTCTTTCCAGCCACTCATGCAGGGGAGTGGACAGCGCTTTCAGTCTAGAGAGCATCCCCATCACTCTGAAAATGCCAGTGCTTCGCAGAAACCCACGATGCGCAACATTCTCCCTAGAGTTTGAGCCAATCAATATAGCCTGCATATGTGCAACCTCCAGACATGGCTAA